From Nocardia sp. NBC_00416:
CGCACCGACCAGCGAATCCCTTTGTCGCCGCGATCTTCCCGGATATCCAGTTCGAGATCGGGCCACCAGCGCCGCCATTGACCCGGGGCCGCCAGCGCGGCCGCCACCGCGGCGCCGGGGGCGGCGAGGAAGGTTTGGTCCGCGACCTGGATACTGCTCACCCGGGTGAGCGTAGTAGATCGGCCTTCGGTAACGGCACCAGCTTCCTGCTGGACCGCGAAGGTGTCCGAAACCGCGGTGCGCGAAGGTCAGTACAACAGTTGCCGGAGGCGGGCGCCGAGGGCGTCCCAACGCCATTGGCGTTCGACGAAGGCGCGCCCGGCCGCGCCCATCGCGGCGGCCGCCTCGCGGTCGGCGAGGATATCGGCGATCGCCTCGGCGACATGGTCGGCACGGCGTCCGTCCACCACCCGTCCCGTCTCGCCGTCGAGCACCGTTTCCGGGGCGCCGCCCGATAGTCCGGCTACCACCGGGACGCCCGACGCGGAAGCTTCCAGATAGACGATGCCGAGCCCCTCCACATCCAGTCCCGCGCCGCGGGTCCGGGCGGGCATCGCGAATACGTCGGCGAGCGTGTGATGGGCGGCGAGTTCGTCCGCGGGCACGCGGCCGGTGAACACGACGTCGTCGGCGAGGCCCAGGGCATCGGCGAGTCCGCGCAGCCGCTCTTCGTAGGGGCCGCTGCCGGCGATGACGAGGACCGCGCCGGGTACCAGTTCGCGGATCCGGTGCATGGCGATCAGGAGTACGTCCTGACCTTTGCGCGGCACCAGCCGGGACAGGCACAGCACCGTGGGGCGGTCGCCGAGGCCGTAGCGCTGCCGGAGTTCCGCGCGGGCGGCGGGGTCGGGGCGGAAGATCTCGGTGTCCACACCGGGCGGCAGGTATTCGAGCGCGGCCTCGGGGCCGAACGCGGAGGAGAATCGCCGGCGCGTGTACTTGCTGACATAGGTGACGACATCGGTCTGGTCGCCGATGACGCGCAGTGCCTGTCGCGCGGCCGGCAACATCGACCAGCCGACCTCGTGGCCGTGGGTGCTCGCCACGATCCGGTCCGCGCCGGCGCGGCGCAGCGCCGGGGACAGCAGGGCCAGCGGCGCGGCCGCGCCGAACCACACCGATTCACAGCCTTCGGCCCGCAGCACCTTCCGTGCACGCCGTAGTACCGCCGGTGTGGGCACCATCAGGGTGGTGGGGTGGCGGACCACCTGGAACGGTTGTTTCGCGTCGAATCGGGTGTGACTGTCACCGCGCCACCGGGGCGCGTAGACGACCAGATCGTCCGGGCACAACTGTCCGGCCAGCGCCTGCAGATACGACTGGATACCTCCCGGCCGTGGCGGGAAATCATTGGTAACCAGCAGAGTTCGAGCCATACGACCCACAGTATTGGCGCGCTGTCGGCGGCGGTGCTTCGGGTATCAGTAGCGGCGGGCCGAATGGTAGGGGGTGGAATCCATCGGTGCGACGGCCACGGGGACACCGAAGGTGGACGCGTGCAGCATGAGGCCGTTGCCGGCGTAGATGCCGACATGGGAGATGTCGTCGTAGAAGAACACGACGTCGCCGGGCTGGAGGTCGCCCCGGTCGACCGGGATGCCGTACGCCGCCTGCGCCGAACTGGTGCGCGGGACGTCTTTGCCGACCTGTTTGAACGCCCACTGCACCAGCCCGGAGCAGTCGAACTGGTCGGGGCCGGTGGCGCCCCACACATACGGGTCGCCGACGCGGGTGAGTCCGGCGGCGAGGGCGCTGGTGCCGTTGCCGGGCACCAGGTCACGAAGCAGGCTGTCGCGGTCGAATCCGGGCGGGAACGGCGAGCCGGCCAGCGCGGTCCGGTCCGTGCTCGACAGCGTGCCCCAGATCTCGATGACCCGGGCCACGGCGCTGCCCAGATCGGTTTGTTTGCGCTGTACATCGTCGCGGACGGCATCGGCTTGATCGGCGGCGGCGCGGGCGGTGTCGGCGGCGGCGCGCGCCGCCGATTGCGCGGCGGTCGCGGCGTCGGTGGCGCGTTTGTACTGTTTGAGCTGGTCGGAGGTCTGGGTGGCGACCACGTCCAGGGTGGACATCTGGTCCAGGAGTTGTTGCGGGGAATCGCTGACCAGCACCGAGAACAGGCGATTGGTGCGTGCGCCCTGGTAGGCGGCGATGGCGGTGCGGTCGATCATCGGCCGGTAGCGGGCGACCTCGTTCCGGGCCGCGTCCACCGCGGCCGTGGCCGCGGCGACCTTGGCGTCGGCGTCGCGCTGGACGGCGAGTTTCGCGTCGAGGTCGGCCTGGGCGGTGAGCGCCTGCTGGTTGAGCTGTTCGGTCTGCCGGGACAGGTCGATCATCTGCTGAACCGCCTCGGTCGCGGAGGTCGGTGCGGGCGCCTGGACGGGGTCGGCGCCGGCGGGGCCACCGCCGTAGAGGGCCGCCGCGAGGAGTCCGGTCGCCAGGGCCGCGCGTCCGGGACGCCGGTTCCGACTGTGGCCGTAACGCTGACTCCGTTGTTGTGCTGCCACAGCTTGCCGTGCCCCGCTCTCGTTGTGACGCCCGGTTCGAGGACGCCGTCGAAGGTCTCGATTAGATTACGGACGGCCCCGCGGGGTGTCCAGTAGGCGCGAATCGGTCACATCGAACGGACGGCCGACCCCGGCGTCGAGCGCGCCCCGGACCCACCCCGCGGGCGGCGCTCAGTAGCGGCGGGCGCCGGCGAAGGGCATGGACGAGATGGGCGCCACGGCCACCGGGCTGCCGGAGGTGGCGGCGTGTACGACGTTGCCGTCGCCGGCGTAGAGGCCGGAATGGCCGCCGCCGTAGAACGACACCACGTCGCCGGGCCGGAGGTCGCCCATCGAGATGGGAGCGCCGGAGGAGAGTTGCGCGTCGCTGGTGCGCGGTAGTTCGCGACCGGCCTGTCTGTACGACCACTGCACGAGGCCGGAGCAGTCGAAGGCGTCCGGTCCGGCGGCGCCGTAGACGTAGGGCGCGCCGACCTTCGACAGTGCGGCGTCGAGCGCGAGGTCACCGGCGGTCTTGGTCGGGGTGACGAACGGCGGCGGCCCCGCGGGGGAGTTGGGCGCCTCGACGCCGGGGATGCCCGCCGGGATCGGGATCTCGTTGGGCACCTCGAAGGTGCCCACGCCGTGGATCGTCACCGGCTGGGCGGCAGCCGGTGCGGCGGGGACCAGGAATGCGCCCAGGGTGGCAGCGCCGACGGCTCCGGTGACGGCTGCGCGCCGCGCCTGTCGCTTGACGGTGTTGAACGCCATGAT
This genomic window contains:
- a CDS encoding glycosyltransferase family 4 protein, giving the protein MARTLLVTNDFPPRPGGIQSYLQALAGQLCPDDLVVYAPRWRGDSHTRFDAKQPFQVVRHPTTLMVPTPAVLRRARKVLRAEGCESVWFGAAAPLALLSPALRRAGADRIVASTHGHEVGWSMLPAARQALRVIGDQTDVVTYVSKYTRRRFSSAFGPEAALEYLPPGVDTEIFRPDPAARAELRQRYGLGDRPTVLCLSRLVPRKGQDVLLIAMHRIRELVPGAVLVIAGSGPYEERLRGLADALGLADDVVFTGRVPADELAAHHTLADVFAMPARTRGAGLDVEGLGIVYLEASASGVPVVAGLSGGAPETVLDGETGRVVDGRRADHVAEAIADILADREAAAAMGAAGRAFVERQWRWDALGARLRQLLY
- a CDS encoding NlpC/P60 family protein → MAAQQRSQRYGHSRNRRPGRAALATGLLAAALYGGGPAGADPVQAPAPTSATEAVQQMIDLSRQTEQLNQQALTAQADLDAKLAVQRDADAKVAAATAAVDAARNEVARYRPMIDRTAIAAYQGARTNRLFSVLVSDSPQQLLDQMSTLDVVATQTSDQLKQYKRATDAATAAQSAARAAADTARAAADQADAVRDDVQRKQTDLGSAVARVIEIWGTLSSTDRTALAGSPFPPGFDRDSLLRDLVPGNGTSALAAGLTRVGDPYVWGATGPDQFDCSGLVQWAFKQVGKDVPRTSSAQAAYGIPVDRGDLQPGDVVFFYDDISHVGIYAGNGLMLHASTFGVPVAVAPMDSTPYHSARRY
- a CDS encoding C40 family peptidase, whose amino-acid sequence is MAFNTVKRQARRAAVTGAVGAATLGAFLVPAAPAAAQPVTIHGVGTFEVPNEIPIPAGIPGVEAPNSPAGPPPFVTPTKTAGDLALDAALSKVGAPYVYGAAGPDAFDCSGLVQWSYRQAGRELPRTSDAQLSSGAPISMGDLRPGDVVSFYGGGHSGLYAGDGNVVHAATSGSPVAVAPISSMPFAGARRY